The following proteins are encoded in a genomic region of Streptomyces lunaelactis:
- a CDS encoding thioesterase II family protein, whose amino-acid sequence MNQYLAVAPGISELPDPALRLFCFHHAGAGALAFARWRPRFPRDVQVLPVRLPGRETRLREPRITDSAQLLAELDANLGPLLDVPHAFYGHSLGALVAYRFALHRTRAGHRPPVLVGVGACAAPHLPTPLVEQADLPDDRLLAALARYGTLPPYLFERPKWLGILLSTMRDDLQLARSLREGSGGALSTPLHAFAGSEDMVATVPTVAAWSRYTSAAFDLRTVAGGHFFVRGADLPTLLAAQLRLVATPRPIA is encoded by the coding sequence GTGAACCAGTACCTTGCGGTGGCGCCCGGAATCTCGGAGTTGCCCGACCCGGCGCTCCGGCTGTTCTGCTTCCATCACGCGGGTGCGGGGGCTCTGGCCTTCGCCCGCTGGCGTCCCCGCTTCCCGCGGGACGTCCAGGTCCTTCCGGTCCGGCTGCCGGGGCGGGAGACCAGACTGCGGGAGCCGCGCATCACCGACTCCGCGCAGCTGCTCGCCGAACTCGACGCGAACCTGGGCCCGTTGCTCGATGTGCCGCACGCTTTCTACGGGCACAGCCTCGGCGCCCTGGTCGCCTACCGGTTCGCGCTCCATCGCACCCGTGCCGGGCACCGGCCGCCGGTGCTCGTCGGCGTCGGCGCGTGCGCCGCGCCTCATCTGCCCACCCCGCTCGTCGAGCAGGCGGATCTGCCCGACGACAGACTGCTGGCCGCGCTCGCGCGGTACGGCACCCTGCCGCCCTATCTCTTCGAGCGGCCCAAGTGGCTGGGCATTCTGCTCTCCACCATGCGCGACGACCTCCAGCTCGCACGGAGTCTGCGGGAGGGGTCCGGCGGAGCGCTGTCCACTCCGCTGCACGCCTTCGCGGGCAGCGAGGACATGGTCGCCACCGTTCCCACGGTTGCCGCATGGAGCCGCTACACCAGCGCCGCCTTCGATCTGCGGACTGTCGCCGGCGGCCACTTCTTCGTCCGCGGCGCGGACCTGCCCACCTTGCTCGCGGCACAACTGCGCCTTGTCGCCACACCCCGTCCGATCGCCTGA
- a CDS encoding AfsR/SARP family transcriptional regulator, with the protein MDISVLGPCRVVQSGVSVVPTAVKPRKVLALLAMHPDQVVSVGSLVEELWGEAPPRSVQTTLQTYILQLRNLIATAIGGACRPELPNGAKSILVTESGGYLLDTQGGVVDVCEYERLAGTGHRALESGNCPVASESFRGALALWRGPALVDVQCGALLEIEATRLEESRLSILNQRIEADLRLGRHHELVGELSGLSAQHPMHEDTQGQLMLALYRSGRRSNALEVYQRLRTVLSIELGLDPSPRLQHLQRAMLESSLELEIQSELARVGAGVGAGVGRGLRAR; encoded by the coding sequence ATGGACATCAGCGTGCTGGGACCCTGCCGGGTCGTCCAGTCGGGAGTTTCTGTCGTCCCCACTGCAGTCAAACCACGCAAGGTCCTCGCCCTGCTCGCCATGCACCCGGACCAAGTGGTCTCGGTGGGCTCACTGGTGGAGGAGCTGTGGGGCGAAGCCCCGCCACGCAGTGTCCAGACCACCTTGCAGACCTACATCCTTCAGCTGCGCAACCTCATCGCCACCGCAATCGGCGGGGCCTGCCGGCCCGAGCTGCCGAACGGCGCCAAGAGCATCCTCGTCACCGAGTCGGGCGGCTATCTGCTCGACACCCAGGGCGGGGTCGTCGACGTCTGTGAGTACGAACGGCTCGCCGGGACCGGACATCGCGCCCTGGAGAGCGGCAACTGCCCGGTCGCGTCCGAATCCTTCCGGGGGGCGCTCGCCCTGTGGCGCGGCCCCGCACTCGTCGACGTCCAGTGCGGAGCGCTCCTCGAGATCGAGGCGACCCGGCTCGAGGAGTCGCGTCTGAGCATCCTCAACCAGCGTATCGAGGCCGATCTGCGGCTCGGCCGCCACCACGAGTTGGTGGGGGAGCTGTCCGGACTGTCCGCCCAGCATCCGATGCACGAGGACACCCAGGGGCAGTTGATGCTCGCGCTGTACCGCTCCGGGCGGCGCAGCAACGCGCTCGAGGTCTATCAGCGGCTGCGTACGGTGCTCTCCATCGAGCTGGGGCTCGACCCCTCGCCCCGTCTCCAGCATCTGCAGCGCGCGATGCTGGAGTCCTCACTCGAACTGGAGATCCAGTCCGAACTCGCGCGGGTGGGAGCCGGAGTCGGGGCAGGTGTCGGGCGGGGCCTGCGGGCGCGCTGA
- a CDS encoding potassium transporter TrkA: MIRRHEPPTLVVIGTGSLARAVCVTLARTPAAQGPGQVHVLGRDSGRASSVCYLARAEAALCRVPRRFVPGELDSDDGLLRERLAAIRPGTVLVCASWHSPWERDRTPSAWTRVLDRCGFAATLPLQAAVALRVGRALQQAAPQAQLVNACYPDAVNPLLHRLGLPVVCGVGNGTLITASVETALGPAARRGLRVLAHHRHLHRPDHPDDEARVWLGNHELGGVGQLLAPQRGVPREALNPVTAHTVARLLTALHGGPELRTAVPGPQGLPGGYPARVTRRRVDLDLPYGLSLADAVGYNERLTSAEGVRIDRAGDVHFAPSVREALRPHLPQLCEGFRGSDTQWAAARMWQSAQVLRRREDPADAVHARGAGGRATGA, encoded by the coding sequence GTGATCCGACGACACGAACCCCCCACACTCGTCGTCATCGGCACGGGCTCGCTCGCCCGCGCCGTCTGTGTCACGCTCGCCCGCACGCCCGCAGCGCAGGGGCCCGGCCAGGTGCATGTGCTCGGCCGGGACAGCGGACGGGCCTCGTCCGTCTGCTATCTGGCGCGGGCCGAGGCGGCACTCTGCCGGGTGCCGCGCCGGTTCGTCCCCGGTGAGCTGGACTCCGACGACGGACTGCTGAGAGAGCGGCTGGCGGCGATCCGGCCGGGCACGGTGCTGGTGTGCGCGTCCTGGCATTCGCCCTGGGAGCGGGACCGTACGCCGTCCGCCTGGACGAGAGTGCTCGACCGCTGCGGCTTCGCGGCGACGCTGCCTCTTCAGGCGGCCGTCGCGCTGCGGGTCGGCAGGGCGCTCCAGCAGGCCGCGCCACAGGCGCAGTTGGTCAACGCCTGCTATCCGGACGCGGTCAATCCGCTGCTGCACCGGCTGGGTCTGCCGGTCGTGTGCGGCGTGGGCAACGGGACGCTGATCACCGCATCGGTGGAGACGGCACTCGGACCCGCGGCCCGCCGGGGGCTGCGGGTGCTGGCGCACCACCGTCATCTGCACCGGCCCGACCACCCGGACGACGAGGCCAGGGTCTGGCTCGGCAACCATGAACTGGGCGGCGTGGGACAGCTTCTGGCCCCGCAGCGGGGCGTGCCGCGCGAGGCGCTGAACCCGGTCACCGCGCACACGGTGGCCCGCCTGCTCACCGCACTGCACGGCGGTCCGGAACTGCGTACCGCCGTGCCGGGACCGCAGGGGCTGCCCGGCGGCTATCCCGCACGGGTCACCCGGCGGCGGGTCGACCTCGATCTGCCGTACGGGCTCAGCCTCGCCGACGCCGTCGGCTACAACGAACGGCTCACCTCGGCCGAGGGGGTGCGTATCGACCGGGCCGGCGATGTCCACTTCGCCCCCTCCGTGCGGGAGGCGCTGCGGCCCCATCTGCCGCAGCTGTGCGAGGGCTTCCGCGGATCGGACACTCAGTGGGCGGCAGCCCGGATGTGGCAGTCGGCCCAGGTGCTACGGCGCCGGGAGGATCCGGCCGATGCCGTGCACGCGCGGGGGGCCGGCGGCCGGGCCACCGGGGCGTGA
- a CDS encoding DUF6002 family protein: MNSTETTDQMQHAATAVVPALSRYWETVGRAVRAMHEHRSLPGDFTPGAELPPLDGPVRRYLEASEAAVARLPDYRETRMRLLDLRRNPGTRTTKTFGSLLMVARAVAYIRRTGEPVTLLTPSSGNKATALRDAVLRAHRAGLADRDQLRIVSVVPERSRAKLWDSPLSSDPELRRRNPVVTYPGPDPAGVKELARAYYDEYGDLLRTRYGSALWYTLDIANYQAADTVRALMEAELMPPPPAHGRVHAHAVSSAFGLLGHHYGTSLTGGGEERMPPRYFLVQHLSTPDMVLDLLHGDASRERMPRFTLETSTGLYHQSSDPHFPRTTHHPEEVIDPTFYTRAPMTSRVMTPLIKANGGGGVVVSLHECLARYPQIREMLRPAGVELPHDPRTVREWSLVMVFTGVMEAVDRGLLTEPEVLVHGSGSYAETDFSPIPAQRLQRAADTAELHPVVSRAMGPAASHRGRRS; the protein is encoded by the coding sequence ATGAACAGCACCGAGACAACCGACCAGATGCAGCACGCCGCTACGGCAGTGGTCCCCGCACTGTCCCGGTACTGGGAGACGGTGGGCCGGGCCGTCCGGGCCATGCACGAACACAGGTCCCTGCCGGGCGACTTCACGCCCGGTGCGGAGCTGCCGCCGCTCGACGGCCCGGTGCGGCGCTACCTCGAAGCCTCCGAGGCCGCGGTCGCCCGGCTGCCCGACTACCGCGAAACCCGGATGCGGCTGCTGGATCTGCGCCGCAACCCCGGCACGCGTACCACCAAGACCTTCGGCTCGCTGCTGATGGTGGCCAGGGCCGTCGCGTACATCCGGCGTACCGGCGAGCCCGTCACCCTGCTCACCCCGTCCTCCGGCAACAAGGCCACCGCTCTGCGCGACGCCGTGCTGCGCGCCCACCGGGCCGGGCTCGCGGACCGGGACCAGCTGCGGATCGTGAGCGTCGTACCGGAGCGCTCCCGTGCCAAACTCTGGGACTCACCGCTCAGCTCCGACCCCGAACTGCGCCGCCGCAACCCCGTCGTGACCTACCCGGGCCCGGACCCGGCGGGCGTCAAGGAGCTCGCCCGCGCCTACTACGACGAGTACGGCGACCTGCTGCGTACGCGCTACGGCAGCGCACTCTGGTACACCCTCGACATCGCCAACTACCAGGCCGCGGACACCGTTCGGGCACTGATGGAGGCGGAGCTGATGCCCCCGCCGCCGGCCCACGGACGGGTGCACGCACACGCCGTGTCCAGCGCCTTCGGTCTGCTCGGCCATCACTACGGCACCTCACTGACCGGCGGCGGCGAAGAGCGCATGCCGCCGCGCTACTTCCTCGTACAGCACCTCAGCACCCCCGACATGGTGCTGGATCTGCTGCACGGCGACGCCTCCCGGGAGCGGATGCCGCGCTTCACCCTGGAGACCTCCACCGGGCTGTACCACCAGAGCTCCGACCCGCACTTCCCGCGCACCACGCACCATCCCGAGGAGGTCATCGACCCGACCTTCTACACGCGAGCGCCCATGACCAGCCGGGTGATGACGCCGCTGATCAAGGCGAACGGCGGCGGGGGCGTCGTCGTATCGCTGCACGAGTGCCTGGCCCGCTATCCGCAGATCCGCGAGATGCTGCGACCGGCCGGCGTCGAGCTCCCGCACGATCCGCGCACGGTGCGCGAGTGGTCCCTCGTCATGGTCTTCACGGGAGTGATGGAGGCCGTCGACCGGGGGCTGCTGACGGAGCCCGAAGTGCTGGTGCACGGTTCGGGGTCGTACGCGGAGACCGACTTCTCGCCGATACCCGCCCAGCGGCTGCAGCGGGCGGCGGACACCGCCGAGCTGCACCCGGTCGTGAGCCGCGCCATGGGGCCCGCCGCCTCGCACCGGGGACGGCGGTCATGA
- a CDS encoding condensation domain-containing protein — protein MDTEERRRRTRAALPLRGVEPYGLQREMLLRAEYGADGHPTTHRYPPVHELLLLRGRLDTDRLVRAVKQVTESVDVLRGRLRSQRGAVRWVPDFGRPPARLEEIEPGPARQVIRASLREAAEASFHLQEDPAARFRLARTGPDEHLLLIVLDHACADGRTLILIVRRLLHQYAVLAGQRTSLPAPLPEFHAFAGQFDEASAERAAARAHWENALGRAADGRRRPHFPGAVDRGTGPYRTDAAAQSALGEEDVRTLNRLSSAVGADRHRLLLAVTQLVISAWSDEADPLFVPFNYFRNGRHRRDWLNVPGPLAEHAVTVPPHRHTDELGDWLEGFVRANDAAPPFHGLSLRELETPATEGNRTAVFNFLPPLGRLTAAGLQILPCPPELAAGMEPDDQFARFPLRVRLVQDMDGPLIIRVEHDPRVLPDGTPFLAAVVGLVRAAASRTGLPLTEAYRRIRQHWT, from the coding sequence ATGGATACCGAGGAGCGTCGGCGCCGTACGCGCGCAGCCCTCCCGCTGCGGGGCGTCGAACCGTACGGGCTCCAGCGCGAGATGCTGCTGCGTGCGGAGTACGGGGCCGATGGACATCCAACGACGCACCGCTATCCGCCGGTCCATGAACTCCTGCTGCTGCGCGGCCGGTTGGACACCGATCGGCTGGTCCGCGCGGTGAAGCAGGTCACGGAGAGTGTCGATGTGCTGCGCGGGCGGCTGCGCTCCCAGCGCGGCGCGGTGCGCTGGGTGCCGGACTTCGGGCGTCCGCCGGCCCGCCTGGAGGAAATCGAGCCGGGTCCGGCACGGCAGGTGATCCGTGCTTCGCTGCGGGAGGCTGCCGAGGCGTCGTTCCATCTGCAGGAGGATCCGGCGGCCCGCTTTCGGCTGGCGAGGACGGGACCGGACGAACATCTGCTGCTGATCGTTCTCGATCACGCCTGCGCGGACGGACGCACGCTGATCCTGATCGTCCGTCGACTGCTGCACCAGTACGCCGTGCTGGCCGGTCAGCGGACCTCCCTTCCCGCTCCCCTTCCTGAATTCCACGCCTTCGCCGGACAGTTCGACGAGGCGTCCGCCGAACGCGCCGCCGCACGGGCGCACTGGGAGAACGCTCTGGGCAGAGCGGCCGATGGGCGACGGCGGCCGCACTTCCCGGGAGCCGTCGACCGCGGGACGGGTCCGTACCGCACCGACGCCGCCGCCCAGTCGGCACTGGGCGAGGAGGACGTCCGCACGCTCAACCGGCTCTCCTCGGCCGTGGGCGCCGATCGGCACCGGCTGCTGCTGGCCGTGACCCAGCTGGTCATCTCCGCCTGGAGCGATGAGGCCGATCCGCTGTTCGTGCCCTTCAACTACTTCCGCAACGGCCGGCACCGGCGCGACTGGCTCAATGTCCCGGGCCCACTCGCCGAGCACGCCGTCACCGTGCCCCCGCACCGGCACACCGACGAACTCGGTGACTGGCTCGAGGGCTTCGTGCGCGCCAATGACGCGGCGCCGCCCTTCCACGGACTGTCGCTGCGGGAGCTGGAAACACCGGCCACCGAGGGCAACCGGACCGCCGTCTTCAACTTCCTTCCGCCGCTTGGCCGGCTGACCGCCGCAGGGCTCCAGATCCTCCCGTGTCCGCCGGAACTGGCCGCCGGGATGGAGCCCGACGACCAGTTCGCACGCTTCCCGCTGCGCGTCCGGCTGGTCCAGGACATGGACGGGCCGCTGATCATCCGTGTCGAGCACGACCCCCGGGTCCTGCCGGACGGCACACCGTTCCTCGCCGCGGTGGTCGGCCTGGTCCGGGCCGCGGCCTCACGGACCGGCCTGCCGCTCACCGAGGCGTACCGGCGGATCCGGCAGCACTGGACATGA
- a CDS encoding MFS transporter codes for MRDSPRNRPLLRLALSLFALRLGATMTAVGLPLLVLQRYGSGLLAALTLALELLPNVLFGAVVGDLVDRGDPRRYAMGGALGGALVIPLVPAASELWQIQVLAFASGIAYAFGVPARMSLRAVAVPAGSELRGNAMLVSAQRLPNLIGPAVAGMLVPFGYSLLFLADAAFALIAALLLIGLPAPAPVPPDDQVRAAPVEQGRAALLAVTLRRMFVDNVRELTRLVAKDRFLAVMTLTSFTYMFGFGVSKLFLPLYALHHYSDVPGMFGYLAAGIGLGASLGGFLAAAFGRFRQGAVYMTVNVVEGICWLLLPLLDHPAPAIAVLVLAGAFEAVGTVVFYAEVQSRLAARMTGRYFALLIPLCDAFLVLGVWVSGALTGFGELGLAALIAIVMAGPALMLAPGLLSGSAREPEREPVAALTAEER; via the coding sequence ATGCGTGATTCACCGCGGAACCGGCCGCTTCTCCGACTGGCACTGTCCCTGTTCGCCCTGCGGCTCGGCGCCACCATGACGGCGGTCGGACTGCCCCTGCTGGTGCTCCAGCGGTACGGCTCCGGGCTGCTGGCAGCGCTCACGCTCGCCCTGGAACTGCTGCCGAATGTGCTGTTCGGGGCGGTGGTCGGAGACCTCGTCGACCGCGGGGACCCGCGCCGGTACGCGATGGGAGGCGCCCTGGGCGGGGCCCTGGTGATCCCCCTGGTGCCTGCCGCGAGCGAACTGTGGCAGATCCAGGTGCTCGCCTTCGCCTCCGGAATCGCCTACGCCTTCGGGGTGCCGGCCCGGATGTCGCTACGCGCGGTCGCCGTCCCGGCCGGCTCCGAGCTGCGCGGGAACGCCATGCTGGTGTCGGCGCAACGGCTGCCGAATCTGATCGGTCCAGCGGTCGCCGGGATGCTGGTGCCCTTCGGGTATTCGCTGCTGTTCCTCGCGGACGCCGCGTTCGCCCTGATCGCCGCCCTGCTGCTGATCGGTCTGCCCGCGCCGGCACCCGTACCGCCGGACGATCAGGTGCGTGCCGCGCCCGTGGAGCAGGGGCGCGCGGCGCTGCTGGCCGTCACGCTGCGCCGGATGTTCGTCGACAACGTCCGGGAATTGACGCGGCTCGTCGCCAAGGACCGTTTCCTGGCGGTGATGACGCTCACCTCCTTCACGTACATGTTCGGCTTCGGAGTCAGCAAGCTCTTCCTTCCGCTGTACGCCCTGCACCACTACTCCGACGTCCCCGGGATGTTCGGATATCTCGCCGCCGGAATCGGCCTCGGGGCCTCGCTCGGCGGTTTTCTCGCCGCCGCGTTCGGCCGCTTCCGGCAGGGCGCCGTCTATATGACGGTGAATGTCGTCGAGGGCATCTGCTGGCTGCTGCTGCCGCTGCTCGACCATCCGGCCCCGGCGATCGCGGTACTGGTGCTGGCGGGCGCCTTCGAGGCAGTCGGCACGGTGGTCTTCTACGCCGAGGTGCAGAGCCGCCTCGCCGCCAGGATGACCGGCCGGTACTTCGCGCTCCTGATCCCGCTCTGCGATGCCTTCCTGGTGCTCGGCGTCTGGGTTTCGGGAGCGCTGACCGGCTTCGGCGAGCTGGGTCTCGCCGCCCTGATCGCCATCGTCATGGCAGGTCCCGCACTGATGCTCGCGCCCGGGCTGCTGAGCGGCAGTGCGCGCGAGCCGGAGCGGGAGCCCGTCGCCGCCCTCACCGCCGAGGAGCGATAG
- a CDS encoding aldehyde dehydrogenase family protein has translation MSHPSMPVLESFTRTWPNLEAAHEKAMRSATALLTCRDELLSVLTRVATYSSARDELLRSVGALTGAPWELARSCPPQLSRLSVFLPSNNILYSYALFGLIPALYCDEVIIRPSARVRDTAYAVHKLISSRLDPDHAQRIKMADVSQRQFKPICSESDAVVFTGQPANAHNVMKSVGDRPLFLVMGSGPNPLIVGPRTEPGAACRAILRARLYNSGQDCLCPDVIFVHRLRLDAIVEQLRAELSVLTVGARAWPDTVLTPLVYEDAAEGAAEFLTLNADHLVSGGEVDLERMLVEPSLLVFPEGVDFHPPELFSPVFCIVPYEDPEMLREWARSPEELERGMYVSALGEPRLTGETLGTGVISRNATTLDAEDGNQPFGGYGVHASSVRRDGRLIGRPLLLSAEAGLRQSVITGPLR, from the coding sequence ATGAGCCATCCGTCCATGCCAGTTCTGGAGTCGTTCACCCGCACCTGGCCCAACCTCGAAGCCGCGCACGAGAAGGCGATGAGGTCCGCAACGGCGCTGCTGACCTGCCGTGACGAGCTGCTTTCGGTACTGACCCGGGTGGCCACCTACAGCAGTGCCCGCGATGAACTCCTGCGTTCCGTGGGGGCGTTGACGGGAGCACCCTGGGAGCTGGCCCGTAGCTGCCCGCCGCAGCTGTCGCGGCTCTCGGTGTTCCTGCCGTCGAACAATATCCTCTACTCCTATGCGCTGTTCGGCCTGATCCCCGCGCTCTACTGCGACGAGGTGATCATCCGCCCCTCGGCCCGTGTCCGGGACACCGCATACGCCGTGCACAAGCTGATCAGCAGCCGTCTCGACCCGGATCACGCCCAGCGGATCAAGATGGCCGACGTCTCCCAGCGGCAGTTCAAGCCGATCTGCTCGGAGTCCGACGCGGTGGTCTTCACCGGCCAGCCCGCCAATGCCCACAACGTGATGAAGTCCGTCGGCGACCGGCCGCTCTTCCTCGTCATGGGCTCAGGGCCCAACCCTCTGATCGTCGGCCCCCGCACGGAGCCCGGCGCCGCCTGCCGTGCCATCCTGCGCGCCCGGCTGTACAACTCCGGTCAGGACTGCCTGTGCCCGGACGTCATCTTCGTCCACCGGCTGCGGCTCGACGCGATCGTCGAGCAGCTGCGCGCCGAGTTGTCCGTGCTCACCGTAGGAGCGCGCGCCTGGCCCGACACCGTACTGACCCCGCTGGTCTACGAGGACGCCGCGGAAGGCGCGGCGGAGTTCCTCACCCTGAACGCCGACCATCTGGTCAGTGGCGGCGAGGTGGACCTGGAGCGGATGCTGGTCGAGCCGTCGCTGCTGGTGTTCCCCGAAGGCGTGGACTTCCACCCGCCGGAGCTCTTCTCGCCGGTCTTCTGCATCGTGCCGTACGAGGACCCGGAGATGCTCCGCGAGTGGGCCCGCAGCCCCGAGGAGCTGGAGCGGGGCATGTACGTCTCGGCGCTGGGCGAGCCGCGGCTGACGGGAGAGACCCTGGGCACCGGTGTCATCAGCCGCAACGCCACCACCCTGGACGCCGAGGACGGCAACCAGCCGTTCGGCGGGTACGGCGTGCACGCCAGCAGCGTCCGCCGCGACGGGCGGCTGATCGGCCGGCCGCTGCTGCTGTCCGCGGAGGCCGGGCTGCGGCAGTCGGTCATCACGGGACCGCTGCGATGA
- a CDS encoding thiamine pyrophosphate-binding protein gives MSGVPAAWQQAADCLADAGCETVFGLPTDEPGLLDAADAHPELRAVGVRAHRAGACMAIGHALVTGRPVVLALGAGPPFGDAVSALVEADSVCAPVVVVTTRIPADGLGRGGFQDVDQVALAAAFTTTYLRVQDPGALTWALRRAVHMSLNGRPGVTVVEVAHEVTEAAIPAGAPSGNGPVRRLLSVPEESELRRAAAILAGAERPLLLLGGGARASGAGPAALALAERWGAPVMTTAAGRGTVPEDHPLVCGSVGLYATPPLDTVQCGADTVLAVGSRLEETARMGWDTLESVRLVQIDCDPAAFGGGVVEPAAALLGDGAATVSRLAALLPERSREAADWLETAAHARRTACLSWTAEGDRAGSPARTALHALAEIFPDATTVHDNGMNDIWSYHWPVHRVGPGARTVVPGEQTMLGFGTAAAPGVALASEGRPTVVVCGDGGVEMGLDALPTAAELGLGLVLLVFDNQGYGWPRLLRHGLAAPTGLTRFARPLPVDDVVRGLGGQAESPDGADAVPAALRRARETAESGRIALVRITVPDDDVPPGIRRLFLTGGDGAGDET, from the coding sequence ATGAGCGGCGTCCCCGCCGCCTGGCAGCAGGCGGCCGACTGCCTCGCCGACGCGGGCTGCGAGACCGTCTTCGGACTGCCCACCGACGAACCCGGGCTGCTGGACGCGGCCGACGCGCACCCCGAACTGCGGGCCGTGGGCGTACGTGCCCACCGCGCCGGAGCCTGCATGGCGATCGGCCATGCCCTGGTCACCGGCCGGCCCGTGGTGCTGGCCCTCGGCGCGGGACCGCCCTTCGGCGACGCCGTCAGCGCCCTCGTCGAAGCCGACTCGGTGTGTGCGCCGGTCGTCGTCGTGACCACCCGCATCCCCGCCGACGGGCTGGGCCGCGGCGGCTTCCAGGATGTCGACCAGGTGGCGCTGGCCGCCGCGTTCACCACAACCTATCTGCGGGTTCAGGACCCGGGGGCACTGACATGGGCGCTGCGCAGGGCCGTCCACATGTCGCTCAACGGGCGGCCCGGGGTCACGGTGGTCGAGGTCGCCCACGAGGTGACCGAGGCCGCGATCCCCGCCGGTGCGCCGTCGGGCAACGGGCCCGTGCGCCGGCTGCTCTCCGTACCGGAGGAGTCCGAACTGCGGCGGGCCGCCGCGATCCTGGCCGGTGCCGAACGCCCGCTGCTGCTCCTCGGCGGCGGCGCCCGCGCGTCCGGCGCGGGCCCCGCCGCCCTCGCGCTCGCCGAACGCTGGGGAGCCCCGGTGATGACCACGGCAGCAGGGCGCGGCACCGTACCGGAGGACCATCCGCTGGTCTGCGGCTCGGTCGGCCTGTACGCGACACCGCCGCTGGACACCGTCCAGTGCGGCGCCGACACGGTCCTCGCCGTGGGCAGCCGGCTCGAGGAGACCGCCCGCATGGGCTGGGACACCCTGGAGTCGGTCCGTCTTGTGCAGATCGACTGCGACCCGGCGGCGTTCGGCGGGGGAGTGGTGGAGCCCGCCGCAGCGCTGCTCGGCGACGGGGCTGCCACCGTGAGCAGGCTCGCCGCGCTGCTGCCGGAGCGGAGCCGGGAGGCCGCCGACTGGCTGGAGACCGCGGCACACGCCCGCCGTACGGCCTGCTTGAGCTGGACCGCCGAGGGCGACCGGGCCGGCTCGCCCGCCCGTACCGCGCTGCACGCACTCGCCGAGATCTTCCCGGACGCCACCACCGTCCATGACAACGGCATGAACGACATCTGGTCCTACCACTGGCCGGTCCACCGGGTCGGGCCGGGCGCGCGGACCGTGGTCCCCGGCGAGCAGACGATGCTCGGCTTCGGCACCGCCGCAGCGCCTGGCGTCGCCCTCGCTTCCGAAGGCCGCCCCACCGTCGTGGTGTGCGGCGACGGCGGGGTCGAGATGGGCCTGGACGCCCTGCCCACCGCGGCCGAACTCGGCCTCGGACTCGTCCTGCTGGTCTTCGACAACCAGGGCTACGGCTGGCCCCGGCTGCTGCGCCACGGACTGGCCGCGCCCACCGGACTGACCCGGTTCGCCCGGCCGCTCCCCGTGGACGACGTGGTACGCGGCCTCGGCGGGCAGGCCGAGTCGCCGGACGGTGCCGACGCCGTCCCGGCCGCCCTCCGCCGGGCGCGGGAGACCGCCGAATCGGGCCGCATCGCTCTCGTACGGATCACGGTGCCCGACGACGATGTGCCGCCGGGCATCAGGCGGCTGTTCCTGACGGGCGGAGACGGCGCGGGGGACGAGACATGA